Proteins co-encoded in one Cytophaga hutchinsonii ATCC 33406 genomic window:
- a CDS encoding 1-phosphofructokinase family hexose kinase has translation MKSSIFTLTLSPAFDKSTSVESVQPEHKLRCDSPIYQPGGGGINVSRAIKKLNGSSVALYPIGGDTGNHFKALLTEEGIEQITFQIKNWTRENFIVVERSTNNQFRFGMPGSEIYKEEWEQMLAVIQDPSNDFEYFVVSGSTPKGVPDEFYTRLSQIILQKNARLILDTSGAALKHCLKEGIFLCKPNINELSEIVGKELITKEQQEAAAMEIINSGKVEILVVSLGGAGAFLASKQGIYHVTAPPVEKRSTVGAGDSMVAGMVLSLSRGNHYEDVIKFGVACGTAATMNFGTELCKLEDVERLYKQLGGK, from the coding sequence ATGAAGAGTTCGATTTTTACACTAACACTTAGTCCCGCTTTTGATAAAAGTACGTCAGTGGAAAGTGTACAACCTGAGCATAAATTACGTTGCGACAGCCCGATTTATCAACCTGGTGGTGGCGGTATTAATGTTTCCCGTGCAATTAAAAAATTAAACGGAAGTTCTGTAGCCCTTTATCCTATTGGCGGAGATACGGGCAATCATTTTAAAGCATTATTAACTGAAGAAGGAATTGAACAGATTACTTTTCAGATAAAAAACTGGACACGCGAAAATTTCATTGTTGTGGAACGTTCTACAAATAATCAATTCCGTTTCGGCATGCCGGGTTCAGAAATATATAAAGAAGAATGGGAACAAATGCTTGCTGTGATTCAGGATCCTTCAAACGATTTTGAATATTTTGTTGTGAGCGGCAGTACGCCTAAAGGTGTTCCCGATGAATTCTATACCCGTTTATCTCAGATCATTCTTCAGAAAAATGCGCGTCTTATTTTAGATACTTCCGGAGCAGCCTTAAAACACTGCCTGAAAGAAGGAATATTTTTGTGTAAGCCAAACATTAATGAATTAAGTGAAATTGTAGGCAAAGAACTTATTACAAAAGAACAGCAGGAAGCTGCCGCGATGGAAATTATCAATAGCGGTAAAGTTGAAATCCTGGTTGTATCCTTAGGTGGTGCCGGAGCATTCCTGGCGTCTAAACAAGGTATCTATCATGTAACTGCTCCGCCCGTTGAAAAAAGAAGTACAGTAGGTGCCGGAGACAGTATGGTTGCGGGCATGGTATTAAGTTTATCCCGAGGCAATCATTATGAAGATGTGATCAAATTCGGCGTAGCATGCGGTACAGCAGCAACAATGAATTTCGGTACAGAGCTTTGTAAATTAGAAGATGTAGAAAGGTTGTATAAGCAACTTGGCGGAAAATAA
- the mnmA gene encoding tRNA 2-thiouridine(34) synthase MnmA, giving the protein MSKKGRVLVAMSGGIDSSVAAVMLHEQGYEVIGMTMKTWDYANLGGSKKETGCCSLDSINDARNIAVSLGFPHYIVDIREEFGDYVINHFNKEYLDGRTPNPCVLCNTHIKWDSLLRRADKMDCDFIATGHYAQVRSENNRFVISKGLDENKDQSYALWGISQQSLSRTMFPLGHLHKTDIRAMAAERGFMDLVNKSESYEICFVPDNDYRGFLKRRNPGLEEEVRGGEFVMEDGTVVGKHEGYPFYTIGQRKGLGITLGYPVFVTEIQKENNRVVLGREEGLNRNGMWVDQLIMSKYENLKGIQKQSITKVRYNDDGTSSTIEQVGDEMRVLFHEHVKAIAPGQAAVFYEGNDVIGGGWIKSSFKQD; this is encoded by the coding sequence ATGAGTAAAAAAGGAAGAGTATTGGTTGCCATGAGTGGTGGGATAGATAGTTCTGTTGCAGCTGTTATGTTGCATGAACAAGGCTATGAGGTGATAGGTATGACCATGAAAACCTGGGATTATGCAAATCTTGGGGGAAGCAAAAAAGAAACCGGATGCTGCAGTTTAGATTCCATCAACGATGCCCGCAATATTGCTGTAAGTTTAGGATTTCCGCACTATATCGTAGATATCCGGGAAGAATTCGGTGATTATGTAATCAACCACTTTAATAAAGAATATCTGGATGGACGTACGCCCAATCCGTGTGTACTCTGCAATACGCATATAAAGTGGGATTCTTTGCTGAGAAGAGCAGATAAAATGGATTGTGATTTTATTGCAACCGGCCACTATGCTCAGGTAAGAAGCGAAAATAACCGCTTTGTTATTTCTAAAGGTTTAGATGAAAACAAAGACCAGTCATATGCCTTGTGGGGAATATCACAGCAAAGCTTAAGCAGAACAATGTTCCCGCTGGGACATCTGCATAAAACAGATATCCGTGCCATGGCTGCTGAACGTGGCTTCATGGATCTGGTGAATAAAAGTGAGTCGTATGAGATCTGCTTTGTGCCGGACAATGATTACAGAGGTTTTTTGAAACGCCGTAATCCCGGACTTGAAGAAGAAGTAAGAGGCGGCGAATTTGTAATGGAAGATGGAACTGTAGTAGGGAAACACGAAGGGTATCCGTTCTATACCATTGGTCAGCGCAAGGGATTGGGTATTACATTGGGTTATCCCGTATTTGTTACTGAAATTCAAAAAGAAAATAACCGGGTTGTCTTAGGCAGAGAAGAAGGGTTGAACCGCAATGGCATGTGGGTAGATCAGTTAATCATGTCTAAGTATGAAAATCTAAAAGGTATTCAGAAACAATCGATCACAAAAGTCCGTTATAATGATGATGGTACATCTTCAACAATTGAACAGGTAGGAGATGAAATGCGTGTATTATTCCATGAACATGTAAAGGCAATAGCGCCGGGGCAAGCAGCTGTTTTTTATGAAGGCAACGATGTGATTGGCGGCGGCTGGATTAAATCGAGTTTTAAACAGGACTAA
- a CDS encoding S8 family serine peptidase, with translation MALHKKLSFILFFIGSIHVYGQTNSYIIYLKDKNGTPGTIQQPSAYLSARSLERRHHEQIRIDSTDLPVSVNYLTAIKNEGASIVYSTKWLNAVHIKATESQYNTIRAFPFVLDGTGNFKVTQKSNAQEITAATQLNYAQNYTDYMGITDMHKQGVKGAGILIAVTDSGFPGVDTLTAFKHLWENNQITYFYDVADNEADVFNDGSHGTYILSVLAADTLVYKGVVPEASYVLLRTEVAATETQTEEFNWLRAAEIADSCGVDIISVSLGYTTYDDNTDSYTYADMDGQTSVIAAAADMAYGKGMIVVCSAGNDGNNAWKYIGTPADAKKVLAVGSVDFTNTKSGFSSIGPTADGRLKPDLCATGAGINCIKPDGTILMTGGTSLSTPMIAGMIAGIKQTYPSLSNDEVKNILLQSCDNYSNPTNLKGYGVPHFSRTESYFNIYINPVNSLIAPNPYHSGQLIIKVPEPEESYEIRMYDYQGQQVFEHYFFSSNNMISIENYVNNLQAGIYLIYVKSAYTAEIIKWIKL, from the coding sequence ATGGCACTCCATAAAAAACTGAGCTTTATACTATTTTTTATCGGAAGCATACATGTGTATGGACAGACCAATTCATACATTATTTATTTAAAAGATAAAAACGGAACGCCGGGTACTATTCAGCAGCCATCCGCATACCTTTCGGCACGCAGTCTGGAGCGTCGTCATCACGAACAGATCCGCATTGATTCAACCGACCTGCCTGTATCCGTTAATTACCTTACTGCTATAAAAAATGAAGGTGCTTCAATTGTATATTCCACTAAATGGTTAAATGCAGTACACATAAAAGCAACCGAAAGTCAATATAATACCATACGTGCATTCCCATTTGTTCTTGATGGTACAGGTAATTTTAAGGTAACACAAAAAAGTAATGCACAGGAAATAACAGCAGCAACACAACTCAACTATGCTCAAAATTATACGGATTACATGGGTATAACAGATATGCATAAGCAAGGCGTAAAAGGAGCCGGTATATTGATTGCTGTTACGGATTCCGGTTTTCCCGGTGTTGATACGCTTACCGCATTTAAACATTTATGGGAGAATAATCAGATTACTTATTTTTACGATGTTGCCGATAATGAAGCTGATGTGTTCAATGACGGAAGTCATGGAACCTACATCCTTTCTGTACTTGCGGCAGATACATTAGTCTATAAAGGTGTTGTGCCGGAAGCGTCGTATGTTTTATTACGTACAGAAGTTGCTGCAACAGAAACACAAACAGAAGAATTCAATTGGCTGCGTGCAGCCGAAATTGCAGACAGCTGCGGTGTTGATATCATATCTGTTTCTCTGGGTTATACAACGTATGATGACAATACGGATAGTTATACCTATGCAGACATGGACGGGCAGACAAGTGTGATTGCGGCTGCAGCTGATATGGCTTATGGAAAGGGAATGATCGTTGTATGCAGTGCCGGCAATGATGGAAATAATGCTTGGAAATATATTGGCACACCAGCCGATGCAAAAAAAGTACTGGCTGTTGGTTCGGTAGACTTTACAAATACAAAGTCCGGGTTTAGTTCAATTGGCCCGACAGCGGATGGCAGATTAAAACCTGATCTTTGTGCAACAGGAGCCGGGATCAACTGTATCAAGCCCGATGGCACAATCTTAATGACAGGTGGCACTTCCTTATCTACACCAATGATTGCCGGCATGATTGCCGGAATCAAACAAACATATCCATCCTTATCAAACGATGAGGTAAAAAATATTTTACTGCAATCGTGTGATAATTATTCCAATCCTACAAATTTAAAAGGCTACGGCGTTCCACACTTTTCAAGAACAGAATCCTATTTTAATATTTACATTAATCCGGTAAACAGTTTAATTGCACCCAATCCCTATCATTCAGGTCAGCTGATTATAAAAGTTCCTGAACCGGAAGAATCGTACGAAATACGCATGTATGACTATCAGGGTCAGCAAGTTTTTGAACATTATTTTTTTTCATCCAATAACATGATTTCGATTGAAAATTATGTAAATAATTTACAGGCAGGCATTTATTTGATTTATGTAAAATCTGCCTATACAGCAGAAATTATTAAGTGGATTAAATTATAG
- the rpe gene encoding ribulose-phosphate 3-epimerase yields the protein MANVLIAPSVLSADFANLERDVKMINSSKADWFHIDIMDGVFVPNISFGFPVMQAINKHAAKPLDVHLMIVNPEKYIQTFKDSGAANISVHYEACTHLHRTIYQIKDVGCKAGIAINPHTPIHLLKDVIKDIDLVCMMSVNPGFGGQKFIEHTYQKVRDLKQLIQENNANVLIEIDGGVNEVTGPKLVQAGADVLVAGNYVFSAKDPVATIEQLKNI from the coding sequence ATGGCAAACGTACTTATAGCACCAAGTGTATTATCTGCAGACTTCGCAAATCTGGAGAGAGATGTTAAAATGATCAACTCCAGTAAAGCGGATTGGTTTCATATTGATATTATGGACGGCGTTTTTGTTCCCAATATCTCTTTTGGATTTCCTGTTATGCAGGCAATTAATAAACATGCAGCAAAACCGTTGGATGTGCATTTAATGATTGTAAATCCTGAGAAATATATTCAGACATTTAAAGACTCCGGTGCCGCAAATATTTCTGTACACTATGAAGCATGTACCCACTTGCACCGTACCATTTATCAAATAAAAGATGTTGGTTGTAAAGCAGGTATTGCAATCAATCCACATACACCTATTCATCTGTTAAAGGATGTGATCAAAGACATTGATCTTGTTTGTATGATGTCTGTAAACCCGGGTTTTGGCGGACAGAAATTCATTGAACATACGTACCAGAAAGTACGGGATCTGAAACAATTGATACAGGAAAACAATGCAAACGTATTGATTGAAATAGATGGAGGCGTAAATGAAGTTACAGGACCTAAATTGGTTCAGGCAGGTGCAGATGTACTTGTTGCCGGCAATTATGTTTTCTCTGCAAAAGATCCTGTAGCAACAATTGAACAACTCAAAAATATATAA
- a CDS encoding TonB-dependent receptor: MYIARFFFTFLLSILLTGYCFSQHATIKGYILNAEGDSIPGAYVFLNDTIPLAVSNTSGFYSATIPCCKPVVISIKSLGYKKTPTTLQAKANQVIYLNIKAEENIVEGKTIDIIDYSKDTLLYNSVEINTKDAKYLPSAFGDFTKVLPAMALGVTSNNELSTQYSARGGNFDENLIYINDIEIYTPQLAKAGQQQGLSTVNTDLINRVSFSTGGWEAKYGDKLSSVLNASYKTPRRYAGSVTAGFLGGAAHIEGISINNRLSFVSGARLKSASYLLKTLDTKGEYKPVFWDWQTLLTYDITSKNKYKYSQGISKVDLLFIVSNNKYEITPTTRQTTFGTLDDPLRFNVAFDGRDILTYQTVQGGVRYMHRFNNAFKTAFGLNGYIASEREYYDVESGYKINSVDQDPNSPSYNQDVITKGIGSYFEHGRNLFKAASINVNNRSTYHINKQNQIDFGASVQREMINDHFEEYNFSDSASYVDLTRSVYKNTLLNSSRLQAYGQYTHFIDSTHTFITGVRLNYWSLNEQLLVSPRLQYTYQPRNNTLIKFRIGTGLYQQPAYYREMRAIDGTVNTGIKAQRSYHFIAGMDKQFLRWGRKFTLITEAYVKYIDRIVPYDLYDVRLRYYGYNDGTAYATGFDMRLNGEFVKGVESWFNLGILSTKENIADDNRGYIRRPTDQRVTAAIFFQDHIPNNPTIKVYLNLQFASGLPFGPPGNPEYRSSLRAPAYRRVDIGFSKLISFNDKDLIQRKVFESIWISLEVLNLLGTSNTISYLWIPDYSGNTYAVPNTLTARVVNLKTIVRF; encoded by the coding sequence ATGTATATAGCACGATTTTTTTTTACGTTTCTCTTATCCATACTTCTGACAGGTTATTGTTTTTCTCAACACGCCACTATTAAAGGATATATACTAAATGCCGAAGGAGATTCTATTCCCGGTGCATATGTCTTTTTAAATGACACCATTCCGTTAGCCGTTTCCAATACTTCAGGTTTTTATTCTGCAACAATACCGTGTTGTAAGCCTGTTGTTATTTCCATTAAATCGCTTGGCTACAAAAAAACACCAACAACATTGCAAGCAAAAGCAAATCAGGTAATATACCTGAACATTAAAGCAGAAGAAAATATTGTTGAAGGAAAAACGATTGACATCATTGATTATTCTAAAGATACCTTATTGTATAATTCGGTAGAAATAAATACAAAAGATGCAAAATATCTTCCGTCGGCCTTTGGAGATTTTACAAAAGTGCTTCCAGCAATGGCATTGGGTGTAACTTCAAACAATGAACTTTCCACGCAATATTCTGCACGTGGGGGAAACTTCGATGAAAATTTAATTTACATCAACGATATTGAAATTTACACACCTCAACTGGCTAAAGCCGGCCAGCAGCAAGGACTGAGTACGGTCAATACAGACCTTATAAACCGAGTATCATTCAGCACCGGTGGCTGGGAAGCTAAATACGGAGATAAGCTTTCATCCGTTTTAAATGCCAGCTATAAAACACCCAGGCGGTATGCCGGATCTGTAACGGCAGGTTTTCTGGGTGGTGCAGCCCATATAGAAGGCATAAGTATAAATAACCGTTTGTCTTTTGTGTCTGGAGCACGATTAAAATCTGCGTCCTATTTATTAAAAACGTTAGATACTAAAGGCGAATACAAGCCTGTGTTTTGGGATTGGCAAACGTTACTGACGTATGATATTACATCAAAGAACAAATACAAATACTCTCAGGGCATTTCTAAAGTGGACCTCCTGTTTATTGTTTCGAATAACAAATATGAAATTACTCCAACAACACGTCAGACAACATTTGGTACACTGGACGATCCGCTTCGTTTTAATGTAGCGTTTGATGGCAGGGATATATTAACCTACCAGACAGTACAAGGCGGAGTACGTTACATGCATCGTTTTAATAATGCCTTTAAAACAGCGTTTGGTTTAAATGGATACATAGCTTCCGAAAGAGAATATTATGATGTGGAATCCGGATATAAAATAAACTCTGTGGATCAGGATCCCAATTCACCAAGCTACAACCAGGATGTTATAACCAAAGGCATTGGTTCGTATTTTGAACATGGACGAAATTTATTTAAAGCAGCATCCATTAATGTAAATAACCGCAGCACCTATCACATCAATAAACAAAATCAAATTGATTTCGGCGCTTCTGTTCAGCGTGAAATGATAAACGATCATTTTGAAGAATATAATTTTTCAGACTCTGCTTCCTATGTTGATCTTACCAGATCTGTCTACAAAAACACGCTGTTGAATTCTAGCCGTCTTCAGGCATACGGTCAATACACACACTTTATAGATTCAACACATACCTTTATTACAGGTGTACGGTTAAATTACTGGTCTCTGAATGAACAGCTGCTTGTGTCACCCAGGCTGCAGTATACATACCAGCCAAGAAACAATACGTTGATTAAATTCCGGATCGGTACAGGTTTATATCAGCAGCCGGCCTATTACAGAGAAATGCGCGCTATAGATGGTACGGTAAACACCGGAATAAAAGCTCAGCGTTCGTATCATTTTATCGCAGGTATGGATAAACAGTTTCTGCGCTGGGGAAGAAAATTTACCTTAATTACAGAAGCATACGTTAAATATATTGATCGCATTGTGCCTTATGATTTGTATGATGTACGTCTGCGTTATTATGGGTATAACGACGGAACCGCTTATGCAACGGGCTTTGACATGCGGTTGAATGGCGAGTTTGTAAAAGGAGTGGAGAGCTGGTTTAATTTAGGTATTCTTTCTACCAAAGAAAATATCGCTGATGACAACCGAGGCTATATCCGTCGCCCTACAGACCAGCGCGTTACGGCAGCCATTTTCTTTCAGGATCACATTCCTAACAATCCCACAATCAAAGTATACCTGAATCTGCAATTTGCTTCAGGCTTACCATTCGGCCCTCCCGGAAATCCGGAGTATCGTTCATCGCTCCGTGCACCTGCTTACAGACGAGTCGATATCGGTTTTTCAAAACTCATTTCATTTAACGACAAAGATCTGATTCAACGTAAGGTATTTGAATCCATCTGGATCAGCTTAGAAGTTCTGAACTTATTGGGAACTTCTAATACTATTTCCTATTTATGGATTCCGGATTACAGCGGCAACACGTATGCTGTACCAAATACCCTCACAGCCAGAGTTGTCAACCTAAAGACAATAGTTAGGTTTTAG
- a CDS encoding TonB-dependent receptor, whose product MQSSTFIRLILLVLPVLTGNYYCFAQINTDSVYVMPVMQVNDYRYNDFSAGSKSITIDSAYLKNNPGSLADVLSNQSSVYIKAYGVSSLASISVRGGSASQTQTTMNGMIMNSPTTGQLDYSTIPSFIFNNLQIQYGSQVSLMGSGAIGGSVHLSNQQDFIKRKQIRITYQQASFSSLLPIASIRAGDSTKQLFISAYYKQAQNNIAYFTNAEKKRIDHAAQNQKGVYVDYSFRIKNHTLKYWSWYQQMNRDLPGTTSALYSDATQYDRNWKQGIQWTYAKKRNVIQGRLGYQEDKMNYESDTSNIHSIISSRIIQAELEYRYQLNTHVNLLAGSQLILQEGMSDNFVTSSVHQNKYAVFISSSIRFLTNKLIFLPSVRQEWCNTWVPFTPSLGINYFIFPTLKLHGLAGYNYRIPSLNDLYWNPGGNNSLKPEHGWGYEGGLTIEKKYHAFEIYQDVTGYTRTISDWILWTPNNGIWMPDNIQRVWSRGLELESGIKIHSSRYSFHIRNSFAYTKSTNESDLQSTDQRLGKQLIYVPYYKNSLSTSIATRRVEAGMIYNYTSWSFITSDNSDYLNPYHLFDVFSNITLDLKKAKSILTLSARINNLFNTNYKVVSSRPMPMRNYQLTISYTFN is encoded by the coding sequence ATGCAATCAAGTACATTCATACGTCTCATTTTACTTGTATTACCTGTCTTAACAGGTAACTACTATTGCTTTGCACAAATTAATACAGACTCTGTATATGTGATGCCTGTAATGCAGGTAAATGATTACCGCTACAACGATTTTTCTGCCGGAAGTAAATCTATTACGATTGATTCGGCCTATTTAAAAAACAATCCCGGTTCACTGGCAGATGTATTAAGTAACCAGTCATCGGTATACATTAAAGCATACGGTGTATCTTCTCTTGCAAGTATATCCGTACGCGGAGGTTCAGCTTCACAGACACAAACAACCATGAATGGCATGATCATGAACAGCCCTACAACCGGACAGCTTGATTATTCTACCATTCCATCTTTCATTTTTAATAATCTGCAGATTCAATATGGTTCTCAGGTTTCCTTAATGGGAAGCGGAGCTATAGGAGGCAGCGTACATTTATCCAATCAACAGGATTTTATAAAACGAAAACAAATACGCATAACGTACCAGCAGGCAAGCTTCAGCTCGCTATTACCTATTGCATCTATACGCGCAGGCGATTCAACAAAACAATTATTTATTTCTGCGTATTATAAACAGGCACAAAATAATATAGCTTATTTCACTAATGCTGAAAAAAAACGGATTGATCACGCTGCACAAAATCAAAAAGGAGTCTATGTCGATTATAGTTTCAGAATAAAAAATCATACACTGAAATACTGGTCATGGTATCAACAGATGAACCGTGATCTGCCGGGTACAACATCAGCGCTTTATTCAGATGCGACGCAATACGACCGTAACTGGAAACAGGGGATTCAATGGACATACGCGAAGAAACGCAACGTGATACAAGGCAGGTTAGGGTATCAGGAAGATAAAATGAATTATGAATCAGACACATCAAATATCCATTCTATTATATCAAGCAGAATTATTCAGGCAGAGCTGGAATACCGCTATCAGCTTAATACGCATGTAAATCTGTTAGCGGGTTCTCAGCTGATTCTTCAGGAAGGGATGTCGGATAATTTTGTTACATCATCTGTTCATCAAAATAAATATGCCGTATTTATTTCTTCATCAATTCGTTTTCTTACTAATAAACTAATTTTCCTGCCGTCTGTTCGCCAGGAGTGGTGCAATACCTGGGTGCCATTCACGCCATCGCTAGGTATAAATTATTTTATTTTTCCGACGTTAAAGCTTCATGGCTTAGCCGGTTATAATTACCGCATTCCCTCCTTGAATGATTTGTATTGGAATCCGGGAGGAAACAACTCGTTAAAACCTGAACACGGCTGGGGATATGAAGGAGGGCTTACAATTGAAAAAAAATACCATGCATTTGAAATCTATCAGGATGTTACGGGATATACACGAACCATTTCAGACTGGATTTTGTGGACACCCAATAACGGTATCTGGATGCCGGACAACATTCAACGCGTATGGTCAAGAGGGCTTGAATTGGAATCAGGTATAAAAATTCATTCCAGCAGATATTCATTTCATATACGTAATTCTTTTGCCTATACAAAATCCACCAATGAGTCTGATCTGCAAAGCACAGATCAGCGCTTAGGCAAACAACTGATCTATGTACCTTACTATAAGAACTCCTTGTCAACATCTATAGCTACCAGACGCGTTGAAGCCGGAATGATTTACAACTACACTTCCTGGAGTTTCATTACCTCAGATAATTCAGATTATTTAAACCCATATCATTTATTTGATGTTTTTTCAAACATTACACTTGATTTAAAAAAAGCAAAATCAATACTCACACTAAGTGCACGCATCAACAATCTCTTTAATACAAACTATAAGGTTGTGTCAAGCAGGCCTATGCCGATGCGCAATTATCAATTAACAATTTCTTATACATTCAATTAA
- a CDS encoding DUF4465 domain-containing protein, with the protein MKKLFTSLLLLTQSVVGFTQITSTFESLPLDQTGYWIGADKSGGFTDGNAYFKNNYSTEYGDGYWEGGFAYSNHTDVTTAGFTNQYSVYTGSGVGHSGKFAIGKDQAIVQLKNEAKKSPVTGFYVANTTYAVLDMKNGTPTISKKFGGASGNDPDYFQLAITGFRNNAVISDTVKIKLADYTFTDNAKDYILDRWKWVDLRPLGVVDSLIFLLTSSDNGNFGMNTPNYFAIDHFNEPLYDVAVADGSTQALSKDDLLFKSWANAAAVTRGYQDIAVGGALANVGTDDKATLKADGSVVSLGDNGVAILEFQYPVMNGAGPDFAVFENGFNNFSGPGQFLELAFVEVSSDGINYVRFPTVSKTNSLTQIGSFGYTDAALLHNLAGKYVSGYGTPFDLDELKNNTLIDVNNITHVKIIDVIGSVNSGIATKDSLGNPVNDPYPTAFGSGGFDLDAVGVINQNALSTSVKNTSVQIIQVYPNPSSNTFNISLLNQSYVGEQLTIFDSNGILMADQIVSGKDIIDASSWNNGIYYIRVGNTTQKIIKID; encoded by the coding sequence ATGAAAAAACTGTTTACGAGTTTATTATTGTTAACACAATCTGTTGTGGGATTCACACAGATAACATCAACATTTGAGAGCTTGCCGCTTGATCAGACAGGATACTGGATAGGAGCAGATAAGTCTGGCGGTTTTACAGATGGCAACGCTTATTTTAAAAATAATTATTCCACAGAATATGGAGATGGTTACTGGGAAGGTGGCTTTGCTTATTCTAATCACACAGATGTAACAACAGCTGGGTTTACAAATCAATACAGTGTTTATACAGGCAGTGGTGTTGGCCATTCAGGTAAATTTGCAATCGGAAAAGATCAGGCAATTGTGCAGTTAAAAAATGAAGCAAAAAAATCTCCGGTAACAGGTTTTTATGTAGCTAATACTACTTATGCTGTATTAGATATGAAAAATGGTACACCAACTATTTCTAAAAAATTTGGAGGCGCATCAGGAAATGACCCGGATTATTTTCAATTAGCAATTACTGGTTTCAGAAACAATGCTGTTATTTCAGATACAGTAAAAATTAAATTAGCCGATTATACTTTTACTGATAATGCAAAAGATTATATTTTAGACAGATGGAAATGGGTAGATCTAAGACCATTGGGTGTTGTAGATAGCTTAATCTTTCTTTTAACCTCATCTGACAATGGTAATTTTGGAATGAACACTCCAAACTATTTTGCAATAGATCATTTCAATGAACCGCTTTATGATGTAGCAGTTGCAGATGGCAGTACCCAGGCTTTATCTAAAGATGATCTATTATTTAAATCATGGGCAAATGCAGCTGCTGTAACAAGAGGTTATCAGGATATTGCAGTAGGTGGGGCATTGGCCAATGTAGGAACAGATGATAAAGCAACGTTAAAAGCTGACGGATCAGTCGTATCATTAGGAGATAATGGCGTAGCAATTCTTGAATTTCAATATCCGGTGATGAACGGTGCAGGCCCTGATTTTGCTGTGTTTGAAAATGGATTTAACAACTTCAGCGGTCCGGGACAATTTCTTGAATTAGCATTTGTTGAAGTAAGTTCAGATGGTATAAATTATGTGCGTTTTCCTACCGTTTCAAAAACAAATTCACTTACTCAGATTGGTAGTTTTGGATATACAGATGCTGCATTATTGCACAACCTGGCAGGGAAATATGTGTCAGGATATGGTACACCATTTGATCTGGATGAATTAAAAAATAATACGCTCATAGATGTAAACAATATTACACATGTAAAAATTATTGATGTAATCGGATCAGTTAATTCAGGCATTGCAACAAAAGATTCATTAGGTAACCCGGTAAATGATCCATACCCAACAGCTTTTGGTTCTGGTGGATTTGATCTGGATGCAGTAGGTGTAATTAATCAGAATGCACTTTCAACATCTGTAAAAAACACATCCGTGCAAATAATTCAGGTATATCCAAACCCATCTTCAAATACATTTAATATATCTTTATTAAACCAATCGTACGTTGGTGAACAATTAACTATTTTTGATTCTAATGGTATACTAATGGCAGATCAGATTGTTTCAGGAAAAGACATCATTGACGCATCTTCATGGAACAATGGCATCTACTATATCCGTGTAGGAAATACAACGCAAAAAATTATTAAAATAGACTGA